In one Rhinatrema bivittatum unplaced genomic scaffold, aRhiBiv1.1, whole genome shotgun sequence genomic region, the following are encoded:
- the LOC115081352 gene encoding olfactory receptor 5V1-like gives MESGNQSSGREFILLGFSHLPQLKVLLFVIFLILYAVTLIGNLAIIMISWLDPCLHTPMYFFLTNLSFLDICSTTTSMPNLLVNLLAEKRSISFIGCMVQLHFFISVGGTECVLLMVMAYDRYIAICQPLHYIMAMSKRLCTWLAVISWLAGFLNSLIQTIIISQLAFCHSNVINHYLCDIPPVLEIACGDAHITDVSVPIASFLLVMIPFLIILVSYIHIGMAVLRIPSAKGRHKAFSTCTSHLTVVLLYFGTAIFMYTRPKANYSMERDRVVSLLYCAVVPMLNPVIYTLRNQEVRQALGKVGSRMVSLMM, from the coding sequence ATGGAATCTGGCAACCAGAGCTCAGGCAGAGAATTCATTTTGCTGGGGTTTTCTCACCTCCCACAGCTGAAGGTTTTGCTTTTCGTCATCTTCCTCATCCTGTATGCAGTCACCCTGATAGGCAACCTGGCCATCATCATGATATCATGGCTGGATCCTTGCCTtcacacccccatgtacttcttcctcactAATCTGTCCTTCCTTGATATCTGCTCTACCACAACCAGTATGCCCAACCTGTTGGTCAACCTCCTGGCTGAGAAAAGGAGCATATCCTTCATTGGCTGCATGGTACAACTACACTTCTTCATATCTGTGGGTGGTACAGAATGTGTCCTCCTAATGGTCATGGCTTATGACCGTTACATTGCGATATGCCAACCCCTGCATTATATCATGGCGATGAGCAAGAGACTTTGCACTTGGCTGGCGGTCATTTCCTGGCTCGCCGGGTTCCTAAACTCACTAATCCAGACCATCATAATCTCTCAACTGGCCTTCTGCCATTCCAACGTCATCAACCACTACCTGTGTGATATCCCACCAGTATTAGAAATAGCCTGCGGTGATGCCCATATCACGGACGTCTCCGTCCCCATCGCTAGCTTTCTGCTGGTGATGATCCCCTTTCTCATCATCTTGGTTTCTTACATTCACATTGGCATGGCTGTCctgagaatcccttctgcaaagGGGAGACacaaagccttctccacctgtaCCTCCCACCTCACTGTGGTCCTCTTGTACTTTGGGACAGCCATTTTCATGTACACACGACCCAAGGCCAACTATTCCATGGAGAGGGACCGGGTAGTTTCTTTGCTGTACTGTGCTGTGGTCCCAATGTTGAATCCAGTTATCTATACCTTGAGAAACCAGGAAGTCAGACAGGCTCTGGGAAAAGTGGGCAGTAGGATGGTCTCCCTCATGATGTAA